The window ACAGCTTCTGACTGGGTTTATACCATAAATCTGATTACCAGCCCGGATCTGGTTTTAAGCAACAGCGGCTATTTCAGTTTTCTGGAAGGCACGGACAGTTCGGGAAAAGCTACTGGGGAAGGATCTGTAAAAGCAGAGGCGCCTGATGATTATACCTTGAAGCTGACATTAAAGAACCCGCTTTCTCCGGAAGACTTTCTGGTATTGTATAACCGGAACTTCTATGTTCTTCCTAAGCATCTTCTGGAAAATTACAGCATTGACGAAATTAAGGCTGCCGATTACTGGAAAGCTCCGGTGGGCTCAGGTCCCTGCATTTATGAGTCGGAAATCGTGGGGAGTCAGCTTGTGTTCCGGTCTAATGGGGATTATTATCTGGGCGCACCCGGATTTGGAAGGCTTGTCGTTAATGTCATAGCTTCTTCTAACACATTATCTTCCCTGATATCCGGGGAGCTGGATTATTTTGCCTTTGGAAACGGGATCAATAACCAGGACGACAGAAAAGTAGCAGAGACCTCTGGTTTTCAAATTACAGAATCCAAGGCCAAATCTAATTTTGTGGAAGTGATCTTAAACAATGACAGTATCTCCGATTTTAGGATAAGGCTTGCCATGAATGAGGCTCTGGACAAAGAAGTGCTGGCTAAGGCGAGTACTCAGGGGCTGGGATCAGCTTCTGCTACTTATGTCCTTCCAGGCAGCGATTATTATAATAAAGACTTGAGTACAGGCAGAGACTTGGATAAGGCAAAGGGGCTGCTTGCGGAAGCAGGTTATGATCCGGGGAAGGTATACAAAATGGCAATCGGGGAATCACGTTCCAGTCTTGCTGCCTTAATGCAGCAGCAGTGGGCAGAAGCGGGGATACAGGTGGAAATTATTACGGTCGATGTGGCAACCATGTTTACCGGCTTAAAAGAAGGAAAATATGATATCGGTATTTCCGGTCATCAGGGAACTTCCTATCCGCTGTGGTTTGCCAATAATTTCAGCAGCAGTGTGAAAAACGATTTTTCCATTACAGATCCT of the Lacrimispora indolis DSM 755 genome contains:
- a CDS encoding ABC transporter substrate-binding protein, coding for MKNNRHFKSFLLGVYVAGVLLTGCSSPASKSTNTDEPQIKESSTQTTSEDPKDVEGSTVNYAMSTAWDTLNPYDSPSGSMYSQLIWDKIYDRLAFVSQAGQVIKPRNAGSWESGGDGKTIIFHLNQNAKWQDGEKLTASDWVYTINLITSPDLVLSNSGYFSFLEGTDSSGKATGEGSVKAEAPDDYTLKLTLKNPLSPEDFLVLYNRNFYVLPKHLLENYSIDEIKAADYWKAPVGSGPCIYESEIVGSQLVFRSNGDYYLGAPGFGRLVVNVIASSNTLSSLISGELDYFAFGNGINNQDDRKVAETSGFQITESKAKSNFVEVILNNDSISDFRIRLAMNEALDKEVLAKASTQGLGSASATYVLPGSDYYNKDLSTGRDLDKAKGLLAEAGYDPGKVYKMAIGESRSSLAALMQQQWAEAGIQVEIITVDVATMFTGLKEGKYDIGISGHQGTSYPLWFANNFSSSVKNDFSITDPAYDEWRQKIYDETDNAKRKQLLNDYQVFVFENAPFIPLWHSGTIFVQSQTIENVDYEAAGMCNDNVWEWVKK